The following are encoded in a window of Emcibacter sp. SYSU 3D8 genomic DNA:
- a CDS encoding outer membrane lipoprotein carrier protein LolA, which yields MNRMIASIFAAVLLASAAPAGAAPAPREAAEKLPTTEAQDLAAVQSYLKGITTLRARFQQVAPNRQVSAGTMSLQKPGKLRFEYTPPTPILVVSDGTVITLIDYDLKQVTRWPINDTPLRPLVRSDFMFGEDVEVLGIKRNAQWINVAISDPKKRDEGSMLLTFSRNPLTLTEWQVLDERGQTTIVTLDDLQTNVPLEKSLWSWKDPRPKRRGPPTKN from the coding sequence ATGAACAGAATGATCGCATCCATTTTCGCCGCCGTCCTCCTGGCATCCGCGGCCCCGGCCGGCGCCGCGCCCGCGCCCAGGGAAGCCGCCGAGAAGCTGCCGACCACCGAGGCGCAGGATCTGGCCGCCGTGCAGTCCTACCTGAAAGGTATCACCACGCTGCGTGCCCGCTTCCAGCAGGTGGCGCCGAACCGTCAGGTCAGCGCCGGCACCATGTCGCTGCAGAAGCCCGGCAAGCTGCGCTTCGAATACACGCCGCCCACCCCGATCCTGGTGGTGAGCGACGGAACCGTCATCACCCTGATCGACTATGATCTGAAGCAGGTCACCCGCTGGCCGATCAACGACACGCCGCTCCGGCCGCTGGTGCGCAGCGATTTCATGTTCGGCGAGGATGTCGAGGTGCTGGGCATCAAGCGCAACGCCCAGTGGATCAATGTCGCGATCAGCGATCCGAAAAAGCGCGATGAGGGCAGCATGCTGCTGACCTTCTCACGCAACCCACTGACGCTGACCGAATGGCAGGTGCTCGACGAGCGGGGGCAAACGACCATCGTCACCCTGGATGACCTGCAGACCAATGTGCCGCTCGAGAAGTCGCTTTGGTCCTGGAAAGATCCGCGTCCGAAACGCCGTGGTCCGCCGACCAAAAACTAG
- the xth gene encoding exodeoxyribonuclease III has product MSLRLSTWNINSVRLRIDLVTAFLERMQPDVICLQETKTPDPFFPLKAFEKLGYVHHVIAGQKGYHGVAILSRRPFESGERRNWCGKDDARHVHATLQGGIEVHNFYIPAGGDIPDPAVNEKFEHKLKFLDEATEWFTGRCRPEGRMILVGDLNVAPSEFDVWSHKQLLRVVSHTPVEVEKLTRLYNTGWVDAIREFHPEPEKLFSWWSYRSPDWRTSNRGRRLDHIWVTPPLKPYLRSVHIMDEARSWEKPSDHVPVTVDLED; this is encoded by the coding sequence ATGAGCCTGCGGTTGTCGACCTGGAACATCAATTCCGTGCGCTTGCGGATCGATCTGGTGACGGCGTTCCTCGAACGCATGCAGCCGGATGTGATCTGCCTGCAGGAAACCAAGACGCCGGACCCGTTCTTTCCGCTGAAGGCATTCGAGAAGCTGGGCTATGTGCATCACGTCATCGCCGGGCAGAAGGGCTATCACGGCGTCGCCATTCTGTCCCGCCGGCCGTTCGAGAGCGGCGAGCGCCGCAACTGGTGCGGCAAGGATGACGCCCGCCATGTTCACGCCACGCTGCAAGGCGGCATCGAAGTGCACAATTTCTACATTCCCGCCGGCGGCGATATCCCGGACCCGGCGGTGAACGAGAAGTTCGAACACAAGCTGAAGTTCCTCGACGAGGCAACCGAGTGGTTTACCGGCCGGTGCCGGCCGGAGGGCAGGATGATCCTGGTCGGCGACCTGAACGTGGCGCCATCGGAATTCGACGTCTGGTCCCACAAGCAGCTTCTGCGCGTGGTGTCGCACACGCCGGTCGAGGTCGAGAAACTGACCCGGCTGTACAACACCGGCTGGGTCGACGCGATCCGCGAATTCCATCCCGAGCCGGAGAAGCTGTTTTCCTGGTGGAGCTACCGGTCGCCGGACTGGCGCACGTCGAACCGGGGCCGGCGTCTTGATCACATCTGGGTGACGCCGCCGCTGAAGCCGTATCTGCGCTCGGTGCACATCATGGACGAAGCGCGCAGCTGGGAAAAGCCGTCCGACCATGTGCCGGTAACGGTGGACCTGGAGGACTGA
- a CDS encoding DNA translocase FtsK 4TM domain-containing protein — MATISSSAARRSFLPAAFVMFIRRRLIELGGLLVIAAAVAFAAALLSYDIADPSTDTSIGDQAIMTANWLGTPGAWVANILFQWVGIAGYVFPLAMLGWGWRIMTHQGLRSIWFYLALLPLCVVLAAFSAKALAPGLEWPVTGGAGPGGTLGWLLYDKALQPYLTPVLPPQLPGLLLGAAAMMLLLPAMGFSIHHWQTVGRVLYWPIAQLIEWRGARGEDEPRVVRRKAPPREKRERIAPVLGGQSSRPADPELDTPPKERKSIISREAKKPREGKRAAEEKQQALEFDPGSSSFNLPHLSLLEEPEPGRKTDRVNEEGLEQNARLLESVLDDFGVQGRISQVRPGPVVTLYELEPAPGTKSSRVIGLADDIARSMSAVSARVAVVPGRNAIGIELPNVGRETVLLRELLGDISYEKTRTRLPLALGKDIGGTPVVADLAAMPHLLIAGTTGSGKSVAINTMILSLLYKLPPQDCRFIMIDPKMLELSVYDDIPHLLTPVVTDPRKAVVALKWAVREMEDRYKAMSKLGVRNLAAYNERIIEAERKGEALVRTVQTGFDPESGRPIYEEQPLEMRPLPLIVIIVDEMADLMMVAGKDVEGSIQRLAQMARAAGLHLIMATQRPSVDVITGTIKANFPTRISFQVTSKIDSRTILGEQGAEQLLGRGDMLYMAAGGKVTRVHGPFVTDAEVEDVVRFLKAQGAPEYMSSVTEEPEGGFETILDMAGGDGEASGEELLYDQAVALVAREGKASTSFVQRHLQIGYNRAARIIERMEKEGVVSGANHVGKREVLVGDHSA; from the coding sequence ATGGCAACGATCAGTTCATCGGCGGCACGGCGTTCCTTCCTGCCCGCGGCGTTCGTCATGTTCATTCGCCGCCGGCTGATCGAGCTGGGGGGCCTGCTGGTGATCGCCGCCGCCGTTGCCTTCGCGGCCGCCCTGCTCAGCTACGACATCGCCGACCCCAGCACCGACACCAGCATCGGCGACCAGGCCATTATGACCGCCAACTGGCTGGGCACGCCCGGCGCCTGGGTCGCCAATATCCTGTTCCAGTGGGTCGGCATCGCCGGCTATGTGTTCCCCTTGGCCATGCTCGGCTGGGGATGGCGGATCATGACCCATCAGGGCCTGCGGTCTATCTGGTTCTATCTGGCGCTGCTGCCGCTCTGCGTGGTGCTGGCTGCCTTTTCCGCCAAGGCCCTGGCGCCGGGCCTGGAATGGCCGGTCACCGGCGGGGCGGGTCCCGGCGGCACCCTTGGATGGCTGCTCTACGACAAGGCGCTTCAACCCTATCTGACACCCGTGCTGCCGCCCCAGCTTCCGGGCCTGTTGCTGGGCGCTGCGGCCATGATGCTGCTGCTGCCGGCCATGGGCTTCAGTATTCACCACTGGCAGACGGTGGGCCGCGTGCTGTACTGGCCCATCGCCCAATTGATCGAATGGCGCGGCGCACGCGGCGAGGACGAACCACGCGTGGTGCGCCGGAAAGCCCCGCCGCGCGAGAAGCGGGAGCGGATCGCGCCCGTGCTGGGCGGTCAGTCCAGCCGCCCCGCCGATCCGGAGCTGGACACTCCGCCGAAGGAACGGAAGTCGATCATCTCCCGCGAGGCGAAAAAACCCCGGGAAGGCAAGCGCGCCGCCGAGGAAAAGCAGCAGGCGCTCGAATTCGACCCCGGCTCGTCGTCATTCAACCTGCCGCACCTGTCGCTGCTCGAGGAACCCGAACCCGGCCGCAAGACCGACCGGGTGAACGAAGAGGGCCTGGAGCAGAACGCCAGGCTGCTTGAATCCGTGCTCGACGATTTCGGCGTCCAGGGCCGCATCAGCCAGGTCCGTCCCGGCCCCGTCGTCACGCTCTACGAACTCGAGCCGGCGCCGGGCACCAAGTCTTCCCGCGTGATCGGCCTGGCCGACGACATCGCCCGGTCGATGAGCGCCGTGTCGGCCCGCGTCGCCGTGGTGCCGGGCCGCAACGCCATCGGCATCGAGCTGCCCAATGTCGGCCGCGAGACCGTGCTGCTGCGCGAGCTGCTGGGCGACATCTCCTACGAGAAGACCAGGACGCGGCTGCCGCTGGCGCTGGGCAAGGATATCGGCGGCACCCCGGTCGTCGCCGACCTCGCGGCCATGCCGCATCTGCTGATCGCCGGCACCACCGGTTCGGGCAAGTCGGTCGCCATCAACACCATGATCCTGTCGCTGCTCTACAAGCTGCCGCCGCAGGACTGCCGGTTCATCATGATCGACCCGAAGATGCTCGAACTGTCGGTCTATGACGACATTCCGCACCTGCTGACACCGGTGGTGACCGACCCGCGCAAGGCGGTGGTCGCGCTCAAATGGGCGGTGCGCGAGATGGAGGACCGCTACAAGGCCATGTCCAAGCTGGGTGTGCGCAACCTGGCGGCCTACAACGAGCGCATCATCGAGGCCGAGCGGAAGGGCGAGGCCCTGGTGCGGACAGTGCAGACCGGCTTCGACCCCGAATCCGGGCGGCCGATCTACGAGGAGCAGCCTCTGGAGATGCGGCCACTGCCGCTGATCGTGATCATCGTCGACGAAATGGCCGACCTGATGATGGTGGCCGGCAAGGACGTGGAAGGGTCGATCCAGCGCCTGGCGCAGATGGCCCGCGCCGCCGGCCTGCACCTGATCATGGCCACCCAGCGTCCGTCGGTCGATGTCATCACCGGCACCATCAAGGCCAATTTCCCCACCCGGATCAGCTTCCAGGTCACGTCGAAGATCGACAGCCGAACCATCCTGGGCGAGCAGGGCGCCGAGCAGCTGCTGGGCCGGGGCGACATGCTCTACATGGCGGCAGGCGGCAAGGTCACACGCGTCCACGGACCGTTCGTCACCGACGCCGAGGTCGAGGATGTGGTGCGTTTCCTGAAAGCCCAGGGCGCGCCCGAATACATGTCGAGTGTCACCGAGGAGCCCGAGGGCGGCTTCGAGACCATTCTCGACATGGCCGGCGGTGACGGCGAGGCCAGCGGCGAGGAATTGCTCTACGACCAGGCCGTGGCGTTGGTGGCGCGCGAAGGCAAGGCCTCGACCAGCTTCGTCCAGCGTCACCTGCAGATCGGCTACAACCGCGCCGCGCGCATCATCGAGCGCATGGAAAAGGAAGGCGTGGTGAGCGGCGCCAACCATGTGGGCAAGCGCGAAGTGCTGGTCGGCGACCACAGCGCCTGA
- a CDS encoding thiamine phosphate synthase, with product MASPKLDTLWRLSKAAQSRDARARGLPPLWFMTDRARVADPGAVALTLPRGAGIILRDYDAPGRAELAHALAGIARRRGLLFLVAGDEALAAASGADGIHLPEWLAGRIRAIRRRHPSWLVTAAAHGRTALRRAALAGADAVFVSPVFPTRSHPDAPCLGVLRFAALVRSADVPVYALGGVNAQSIARLRATGAAGAAAIGGIAA from the coding sequence ATGGCCAGTCCCAAGCTTGACACCCTTTGGCGCCTGTCGAAGGCCGCGCAGAGCCGCGACGCCCGCGCGCGCGGGCTGCCGCCGCTGTGGTTCATGACCGACCGCGCGCGCGTCGCCGATCCCGGGGCAGTGGCGCTGACTTTGCCCAGGGGCGCCGGCATCATCCTGCGCGACTACGATGCGCCGGGCCGGGCCGAACTGGCCCATGCGCTGGCCGGCATTGCCCGCCGCCGCGGCCTGCTGTTCCTGGTGGCGGGCGACGAGGCCCTGGCTGCCGCATCCGGTGCAGACGGCATTCACCTGCCGGAATGGCTGGCGGGACGGATTCGGGCGATCCGGCGCCGCCACCCTTCCTGGCTTGTCACCGCTGCCGCCCATGGCCGGACGGCGCTTCGCCGCGCGGCGCTGGCGGGCGCGGATGCGGTGTTCGTGTCTCCCGTGTTCCCGACACGCAGTCATCCGGATGCGCCGTGTCTGGGCGTCCTGCGCTTCGCGGCGCTGGTCCGCTCGGCAGACGTGCCGGTCTATGCGCTGGGCGGCGTGAATGCTCAATCCATTGCACGGCTGCGCGCCACGGGGGCAGCGGGAGCCGCCGCCATTGGCGGAATCGCCGCCTAG
- a CDS encoding YggS family pyridoxal phosphate-dependent enzyme, with translation MTPTASQIAAHLAEVRARIDKAARAGGRSGADVTLIAVSKTHPAEVIELALAAGQRHFGENRVQEAEAKWPALKAKYPDVVLHLIGGLQTNKVKDALSLFDVIHTIDRPRLAEAIARHGAETGALPVCFVQVNTGEEDQKGGVMPLDTDAFVAECRDVHGLTLAGLMCIPPVGDPPAPHFALLKKFARRNGLAGLSMGMSSDYEKAAEMGATHVRVGSAIFGARG, from the coding sequence ATGACCCCTACCGCCTCGCAGATCGCCGCCCACCTGGCCGAAGTGCGCGCCCGTATCGACAAGGCCGCGCGGGCAGGCGGGCGCAGCGGCGCCGACGTGACCCTGATCGCGGTGTCCAAGACCCATCCGGCCGAGGTGATCGAACTGGCGCTCGCCGCCGGCCAGCGTCATTTCGGCGAGAACCGGGTACAGGAAGCCGAGGCCAAGTGGCCGGCGCTGAAGGCGAAATATCCCGACGTGGTGCTTCATCTGATCGGCGGGCTGCAGACCAACAAGGTGAAGGACGCGCTTTCCCTGTTCGACGTCATTCACACAATCGACCGGCCAAGGCTGGCCGAGGCCATTGCCCGGCACGGCGCCGAAACCGGCGCCCTCCCCGTGTGTTTCGTTCAGGTCAATACGGGCGAGGAAGACCAGAAGGGCGGCGTCATGCCGCTGGACACGGATGCCTTTGTCGCCGAATGCCGCGATGTGCATGGCCTGACCCTGGCGGGGCTGATGTGCATCCCGCCGGTCGGGGATCCGCCCGCGCCCCATTTCGCGCTGCTGAAGAAATTCGCCCGCCGCAACGGCCTTGCCGGCCTCAGCATGGGCATGAGCAGCGATTATGAAAAAGCTGCCGAGATGGGCGCGACCCATGTGCGCGTGGGCTCGGCCATCTTCGGCGCCCGCGGCTGA
- a CDS encoding transglutaminase family protein: MQLRVRAELVYGFQAATQVRASIEAALSADQTVISESLTAGGDQPLVRDFDEATGQRQFRTSLSGEAAIIYEAVVDNGERAPLPHGAREHLWSELPLDCLPYLLPSRFCPSDKFMRFAQREFSGLSDGGAKVHAVLDWLHEHVDYVAGVSTAETTAERTFVDRAGVCRDFTHLGITLCRSLNIPARAVSAYAWKLAPPDFHAIFEVYLGGQWWLVDPTRLSPVEGIVRIACGRDAADIAFMTTSQNCDCRKVAISVELAQP; this comes from the coding sequence ATGCAGCTTCGGGTGCGCGCAGAACTTGTCTATGGCTTTCAGGCGGCAACACAGGTGCGGGCGTCAATCGAAGCCGCCCTGTCGGCCGACCAGACCGTTATCTCGGAATCGCTCACGGCTGGCGGCGATCAACCGCTCGTCCGCGACTTCGACGAGGCCACCGGCCAGCGCCAGTTCAGGACCAGCCTGTCCGGCGAAGCCGCGATCATCTACGAAGCGGTCGTCGACAATGGCGAGAGAGCGCCGCTGCCGCATGGTGCCCGCGAACATCTCTGGTCCGAGCTGCCGCTGGACTGCCTGCCCTATCTCCTGCCCAGCCGGTTCTGTCCGTCGGACAAGTTCATGCGGTTCGCGCAGCGGGAATTTTCGGGACTGAGCGATGGCGGCGCCAAGGTGCACGCCGTACTCGACTGGCTGCACGAGCATGTCGATTATGTGGCGGGCGTAAGCACGGCCGAGACGACGGCCGAGCGGACCTTTGTCGACCGCGCCGGTGTTTGCCGCGACTTCACCCATCTGGGCATCACGCTGTGCCGCAGCCTCAACATTCCGGCCCGGGCGGTCAGCGCCTATGCCTGGAAACTCGCGCCGCCCGACTTTCACGCCATTTTCGAAGTCTATCTCGGCGGACAATGGTGGCTGGTCGATCCGACGCGCCTGTCGCCCGTCGAGGGGATCGTGCGCATCGCCTGCGGCCGGGATGCCGCCGATATCGCATTCATGACCACCTCGCAGAACTGCGACTGCCGCAAGGTGGCGATATCCGTCGAGCTGGCACAGCCGTGA
- a CDS encoding response regulator transcription factor, which translates to MSIHKHVLLIDDDVDLRRSLADQLSLIDDFTVEEASTGTDGLKRARASDYNLILLDIGLPDLDGREVCRQLRKSGLKMPVILLTAAASDADTILGLDSGANDYVVKPFNFAVLLARMRAQIRQFEQSEDAVFRMGPYTFRPSQKVLVDEERGSQKIRLTGKETDILKYLYRAAGAVSRDVLLDQVWGYNASVSTHTLETHIYRLRQKIERDPANAEILVTEGGGYRLRP; encoded by the coding sequence ATGTCGATACACAAGCATGTGCTGCTGATCGACGACGATGTCGATCTGCGGCGCTCGCTCGCTGATCAGCTTTCGCTGATCGATGACTTCACCGTCGAGGAAGCCTCGACGGGGACCGACGGGCTGAAGCGCGCCCGTGCGAGCGACTACAATCTTATCCTGCTCGACATCGGCCTGCCCGATCTGGACGGCCGCGAGGTCTGCCGCCAGCTGCGCAAGTCCGGCCTCAAGATGCCGGTCATCCTGCTGACTGCCGCCGCAAGTGACGCCGACACCATTCTGGGTCTGGACTCGGGCGCCAATGATTACGTGGTGAAGCCGTTCAACTTTGCCGTGCTGCTTGCCCGCATGCGCGCGCAAATCCGCCAGTTCGAACAATCCGAGGATGCCGTGTTCCGGATGGGGCCCTATACGTTCCGTCCCAGCCAGAAGGTGCTGGTCGACGAGGAGCGCGGCAGCCAGAAAATACGGCTGACCGGCAAGGAAACCGACATCCTGAAATATCTCTACCGCGCCGCAGGCGCGGTCAGCCGCGACGTGCTGCTCGATCAGGTATGGGGCTACAACGCCAGCGTCAGCACCCACACCCTGGAAACGCATATTTACCGGCTGCGACAGAAGATCGAGCGGGACCCGGCAAATGCCGAGATCCTGGTGACCGAGGGCGGCGGCTACCGGTTGCGGCCCTGA
- a CDS encoding MBL fold metallo-hydrolase: MADEFTVRFWGVRGSIPCSGPDTAKYGGNSSCVEMRCGGRLLVFDAGSGIRPLAATLQGPQDFDLLFSHFHYDHVIGLPACGPLYNPKTTCRIWAGRAGTGAGVRQVLSDFMSAPRFPLTLDFFRGNLSFHDFTPGDVLDPGNGIRIRTAPLNHQDGATGYRVEFGGRAVCYVTDTEQVEDGLDRTILDLIDGADLFIYDCTYTDAEYPAHKGWSHSTWQEGMRLADAAGVKTFVIFHHDPSHDDAFMDRVAVDAEAARPGTIVSRDGMQLAI, from the coding sequence ATGGCGGACGAGTTCACCGTCCGCTTCTGGGGCGTGCGCGGGTCGATTCCCTGCTCCGGTCCCGATACCGCCAAATATGGCGGCAATTCGTCCTGCGTCGAAATGCGCTGCGGCGGCCGCTTGCTGGTCTTCGACGCGGGCTCCGGCATCAGGCCGCTCGCGGCCACCTTGCAGGGGCCGCAGGATTTCGACCTGCTGTTCAGCCACTTCCATTATGACCATGTGATCGGCCTGCCGGCGTGCGGGCCGCTCTACAACCCGAAGACGACCTGCCGTATCTGGGCCGGCCGCGCCGGCACCGGTGCCGGTGTGAGGCAGGTGCTGTCGGATTTCATGAGCGCGCCGCGCTTCCCGCTCACCCTTGATTTCTTCCGCGGCAACCTGAGCTTTCACGACTTCACGCCGGGGGATGTACTGGATCCGGGCAACGGTATCCGGATACGAACGGCGCCGCTTAACCATCAGGATGGGGCAACCGGGTACCGTGTGGAGTTCGGTGGCCGCGCGGTCTGCTACGTGACCGACACGGAGCAGGTCGAGGACGGGCTGGACCGGACCATCCTGGACCTGATCGACGGCGCAGACCTGTTCATTTACGACTGCACCTACACCGACGCCGAGTACCCGGCTCACAAGGGCTGGAGTCACTCCACCTGGCAGGAAGGCATGCGCCTTGCCGACGCCGCCGGGGTGAAGACCTTCGTGATCTTCCACCACGACCCGAGCCACGACGATGCGTTCATGGACAGGGTTGCCGTTGACGCCGAGGCGGCGCGGCCGGGCACCATCGTGTCCCGCGACGGGATGCAGCTGGCAATCTAG
- the ribA gene encoding GTP cyclohydrolase II — translation MNWNPSLARDPDARHALLRRVEEAFAALRRGRLVTVTGEQGATLCLAAETVSPETMGDLKRRSKATPMVALTAHRAAVLRINPTGADIIRVPLASHFNARLVRSLADPTHDLDNPMRGPFARSWDPVPDTTRAAIKLCKLGQLLPAVVGVQVDGAPNESIPAVSVADIEAYDEVAAVSLHPVSSARVPLRGAEASRVIAFRPEDGGVEHLAIVIGDPNPDQPVLIRLHSECFTGDLLGSLKCDCGEQLRGAIDAIGEAGSGILLYLAQEGRGIGLINKLRAYHLQDDGFDTVEANERLGFDADERLFLPAAEMLRSLGFDQVRLMTNNPDKVDSLARFGIEVVERVPHEFPSNAHNELYLATKARRSGHYLSGPGLKARSKS, via the coding sequence ATGAACTGGAACCCGTCACTGGCGCGTGATCCCGACGCACGGCATGCCCTGCTGCGCCGCGTGGAAGAGGCGTTCGCGGCCCTGCGGCGCGGCCGGCTGGTCACGGTGACGGGCGAGCAGGGCGCCACCTTGTGCCTGGCGGCGGAGACCGTATCGCCGGAGACCATGGGCGATCTGAAGCGCCGGTCGAAGGCGACGCCCATGGTGGCGCTGACCGCCCACCGGGCCGCCGTGCTGCGGATCAACCCGACAGGCGCGGATATCATCCGCGTGCCGCTTGCCTCGCACTTCAATGCCAGGCTGGTCCGGTCGCTGGCCGATCCGACCCATGATCTGGACAATCCCATGCGCGGACCGTTCGCCCGTTCGTGGGACCCGGTGCCGGATACCACGCGCGCCGCCATCAAGTTGTGCAAGCTGGGTCAATTGCTCCCCGCGGTCGTCGGCGTGCAGGTGGACGGCGCGCCCAACGAATCGATCCCGGCCGTGTCGGTCGCGGATATCGAGGCCTATGACGAGGTTGCAGCCGTCAGCCTGCATCCGGTCTCCTCGGCCCGCGTGCCGCTGCGCGGCGCCGAAGCGTCGCGGGTGATCGCCTTCCGGCCCGAGGATGGCGGCGTCGAGCATCTGGCCATCGTCATCGGCGATCCCAATCCCGACCAGCCGGTGCTGATCCGGCTTCATTCCGAATGCTTCACCGGCGACCTGCTGGGTTCGCTCAAATGCGACTGCGGCGAACAACTGCGCGGCGCCATCGACGCCATCGGCGAGGCTGGCAGCGGCATTCTGCTGTATCTGGCGCAGGAGGGCCGGGGCATCGGCCTGATCAACAAGCTGCGCGCCTATCACCTGCAGGACGACGGCTTCGATACGGTCGAGGCCAACGAACGCCTCGGTTTCGATGCCGATGAACGCCTGTTCCTGCCAGCCGCCGAGATGCTGCGCAGCCTGGGCTTCGACCAGGTGCGGCTGATGACCAACAATCCGGACAAGGTCGACTCGCTCGCCCGTTTTGGGATCGAGGTGGTGGAGCGGGTGCCGCACGAGTTCCCGTCCAACGCCCACAACGAACTGTATCTGGCGACCAAGGCCCGGCGCAGCGGGCATTACCTGTCGGGGCCGGGCCTGAAAGCCCGGAGCAAGAGCTGA
- a CDS encoding L,D-transpeptidase family protein yields the protein MRCALGKGGVRADKKEGDGATPVGRFVMRRVYYRPDRLETPVTRLPIIQLFPDDAWCDDPDYPTYNSKVVTPYPARTETLWRDDHLYDIIVVLGHNDAPVVPGAGSAIFLHVAAPGYCPTEGCVAVAIEDLMDILREARKGAEIEVL from the coding sequence GTGCGCTGCGCACTGGGCAAGGGCGGCGTCCGGGCCGACAAGAAGGAAGGCGACGGCGCCACGCCCGTGGGGCGGTTCGTGATGCGGCGGGTCTATTACCGTCCCGACCGGCTGGAGACGCCCGTGACTCGGTTGCCCATCATCCAGCTGTTTCCCGACGATGCCTGGTGCGACGATCCGGATTACCCCACCTACAACAGCAAGGTTGTCACACCCTATCCGGCCCGCACCGAGACCCTGTGGCGCGACGACCACCTCTACGACATCATCGTGGTGCTGGGACATAACGACGCGCCGGTGGTGCCGGGCGCCGGCAGCGCCATATTCCTGCATGTGGCGGCGCCCGGCTACTGCCCTACGGAAGGCTGCGTCGCCGTCGCCATCGAAGACCTGATGGACATATTGCGCGAGGCGCGCAAGGGCGCGGAGATCGAGGTCCTGTAA
- a CDS encoding ABC-F family ATP-binding cassette domain-containing protein, with the protein MPASITISGLSWSTPDGRLLLEDLNLAFGAERVGLVGRNGAGKSTLLGLIARDVPIQSGTVRVTGRIGMLRQSVQPGADDTIADLFGVAGAMDLLRRAERGAAAGEELADADWSIDARLAGALARVGLDAAPDTRLLALSGGQRTRAGLAALLFSEPDFLLLDEPTNNLDREGRRAVSDLLRGWRAGAVVVSHDRELLDEMDAIVELTSLGATRHGGNWSRFREWRALELAAARRDLADAESHLGDVVSRAQATAQRKARKDGAGHRRRSQGGTPRILLNGQKNRCENTTGANARLAERRHAQATEAAAEARRRIEIFEPFSVTLAPTGLGAARIVLVLEAVSAGYEPGKPLIDGMSFDVTGPERIAVTGPNGAGKSSLLALVTGQLQAWTGSVRRMTPFGLLDQRVGCLDPGRSIRDNFLRLNPDADENACRAALARFRFRADSALQTVSTLSGGEMLRVGLACTLGGTTPPPLLLLDEPTNHLDLDSVEVLEAGLRAFDGALLIVSHDESFLEAVGITRRLPL; encoded by the coding sequence ATGCCTGCATCCATCACCATATCCGGTCTTTCCTGGTCAACGCCTGACGGCCGGCTGCTTCTTGAGGATCTGAACCTCGCATTCGGCGCCGAACGGGTTGGTCTTGTCGGCCGCAACGGCGCCGGCAAATCCACGCTCCTGGGGCTGATAGCCCGTGACGTTCCCATTCAATCGGGCACCGTTCGCGTGACCGGACGTATCGGTATGCTGCGCCAATCCGTCCAGCCTGGCGCTGATGACACCATCGCGGATCTTTTCGGCGTGGCGGGCGCAATGGACCTGCTCCGGCGGGCCGAACGCGGCGCCGCTGCCGGCGAGGAGCTGGCCGATGCGGACTGGAGCATCGACGCGCGCCTTGCGGGGGCCCTTGCGCGGGTTGGGCTGGACGCGGCTCCGGATACCCGGCTGCTGGCGCTGTCGGGCGGGCAACGGACCCGGGCCGGCCTTGCCGCCCTGTTGTTCTCCGAGCCTGACTTCCTGCTGCTGGACGAGCCGACGAACAATCTGGACCGTGAGGGACGCCGTGCCGTTTCAGATCTTCTGCGCGGCTGGCGGGCGGGTGCTGTCGTCGTCAGTCACGACCGCGAATTGCTGGACGAGATGGACGCCATCGTCGAGTTGACGTCGCTGGGCGCCACCCGCCATGGCGGCAATTGGAGCCGGTTCCGCGAGTGGCGGGCTCTGGAGCTTGCGGCGGCACGGCGGGACCTCGCCGACGCGGAAAGCCATCTCGGCGACGTGGTATCCCGCGCCCAGGCGACCGCACAGCGCAAGGCCCGCAAGGACGGCGCGGGGCATCGGCGCCGGTCCCAGGGCGGTACGCCGCGCATCCTGCTCAATGGGCAGAAAAACCGCTGCGAGAACACCACCGGCGCCAACGCACGCCTGGCCGAGCGACGCCATGCCCAGGCAACAGAGGCTGCCGCCGAGGCCCGCCGCCGCATTGAAATATTCGAGCCGTTTTCCGTGACCCTCGCGCCTACCGGCCTTGGCGCGGCTAGGATCGTGCTGGTGCTCGAGGCCGTATCCGCAGGCTATGAGCCGGGAAAGCCGCTGATCGATGGGATGTCGTTCGATGTCACCGGCCCGGAGCGGATTGCCGTTACCGGACCTAACGGTGCCGGCAAGTCGTCGCTGCTCGCCCTGGTGACCGGGCAATTGCAGGCCTGGACGGGCAGCGTCCGGCGCATGACGCCTTTCGGCTTGCTCGACCAGCGGGTCGGTTGCCTCGATCCGGGCCGCTCGATTCGAGACAATTTCCTGCGTCTCAATCCGGATGCGGACGAGAATGCCTGCCGCGCCGCCCTGGCTCGTTTCAGGTTCCGCGCCGATTCCGCGCTGCAGACAGTGTCGACGCTGAGCGGCGGCGAGATGCTGCGCGTGGGCCTGGCGTGTACGCTGGGCGGGACCACGCCGCCTCCCCTTCTCCTGCTCGATGAACCGACCAACCATCTGGATCTGGACTCGGTCGAGGTTCTCGAGGCCGGCTTGCGGGCCTTTGACGGCGCATTGCTGATTGTCAGCCACGACGAATCGTTTCTGGAGGCGGTGGGGATCACACGGCGGTTGCCACTCTGA